The following coding sequences lie in one Myxococcus xanthus genomic window:
- a CDS encoding universal stress protein produces the protein MLVATDFSEASTHALGRAGHLPLADGAKVLVTHVLPSRMPAEVGTRALHATARELERSAERLRKALRAAGNSATVETHIARGKPVEAILRRARAFGAELIVLGRHGDKPLRNMFLGSTAENVIRGGDLPVLIANRRAPGPYLRPVVAVDADETSKRAASFVPTLMTPGSELTLVHAYDVPLEYAVFPGLTTKEHKHYRQTFKASAERKLKALQRELDAIEVPYHLVMENGGSRSIVLEFVDDQGADLLALGTRARSGVAFALLGSVATDLIREATCDVLVVREAEPGE, from the coding sequence GTGCTCGTCGCCACTGATTTCTCGGAGGCGAGCACCCACGCGCTGGGCAGGGCAGGACACCTGCCACTCGCGGACGGCGCGAAGGTGCTGGTGACGCACGTCCTCCCCAGCCGCATGCCTGCGGAGGTGGGCACCCGAGCGCTCCATGCCACCGCGCGCGAGTTGGAGCGGAGCGCCGAACGGCTGCGCAAGGCGCTGCGTGCCGCGGGCAACTCCGCCACCGTCGAGACGCACATCGCGCGAGGCAAGCCCGTGGAGGCCATCCTGCGCCGGGCCCGGGCCTTTGGCGCGGAGCTCATCGTCCTGGGCCGGCATGGCGACAAGCCGCTGCGCAACATGTTCCTGGGCTCCACGGCGGAGAACGTCATCCGCGGTGGAGACCTGCCCGTGCTCATCGCCAACCGGAGGGCTCCCGGGCCCTACCTCCGGCCTGTCGTGGCCGTGGACGCGGACGAGACGTCCAAGCGCGCGGCGAGCTTCGTTCCCACGCTGATGACGCCCGGCTCCGAGCTGACGCTGGTGCACGCCTATGACGTGCCGCTGGAGTACGCGGTGTTCCCCGGCCTGACGACGAAGGAGCACAAGCACTACCGGCAGACGTTCAAGGCGTCCGCGGAGCGCAAGCTCAAGGCGTTGCAACGGGAGCTCGACGCGATTGAGGTCCCGTACCACCTGGTGATGGAGAACGGCGGCTCGCGCTCCATCGTCCTCGAGTTCGTGGACGACCAGGGCGCGGACCTGCTGGCGCTGGGCACCCGGGCGCGCTCCGGTGTGGCGTTCGCGTTGCTCGGCAGCGTCGCGACGGACCTCATCCGTGAGGCGACGTGCGACGTGCTCGTCGTCCGCGAGGCCGAGCCCGGCGAGTAG
- the truA gene encoding tRNA pseudouridine(38-40) synthase TruA codes for MPRLKLTLEYEGTRYVGWQVQPNGPSIQSVLESGLERLLGARVSVASAGRTDAGVHASGQVACFDAPRVLPMKAYVMGLNGLLPADVAVVDAVEVAEDFDPRRWSRGKRYRYRVSNRRTRSPLRRMTHWEVFAPLDVEAMRQAAAHLLGRHDFSAFRAADCQAKHAVREIRSLAVEGTSGDAVSFVVEGTAFLKHMVRNLAGTLVEVGKGRRPESWVAEVLASKDRKRAGPTAPAQGLVLEEVFYGDGPPARTPGGTADAEEDEG; via the coding sequence ATGCCCCGGCTGAAGCTGACGCTCGAATACGAAGGAACGCGCTACGTGGGCTGGCAGGTGCAGCCGAACGGGCCCTCCATCCAGTCGGTGTTGGAATCGGGACTGGAGCGGCTGCTGGGGGCGCGGGTGTCGGTGGCGTCGGCGGGGCGCACGGATGCGGGCGTCCATGCCTCCGGGCAGGTGGCCTGTTTCGACGCGCCCCGGGTGTTGCCGATGAAGGCCTACGTCATGGGGCTCAATGGCCTGCTGCCCGCCGACGTAGCCGTGGTGGACGCGGTGGAGGTGGCCGAGGATTTCGACCCGCGCCGATGGTCCCGGGGCAAGCGCTACCGGTATCGCGTGAGCAACCGGCGCACGCGCTCGCCCCTGCGGCGGATGACGCACTGGGAAGTCTTCGCACCGTTGGACGTGGAGGCCATGCGGCAGGCGGCCGCGCACCTGCTGGGGCGGCATGACTTCTCCGCCTTCAGGGCCGCGGACTGCCAGGCGAAGCATGCGGTGCGCGAGATTCGGAGCCTGGCGGTGGAAGGCACGTCGGGGGACGCCGTGTCCTTCGTGGTCGAGGGCACCGCGTTCCTGAAGCACATGGTGCGCAACCTGGCGGGGACGCTGGTGGAGGTGGGGAAGGGACGGCGGCCCGAGTCCTGGGTGGCGGAGGTGCTGGCCTCCAAGGACCGCAAGCGCGCCGGGCCCACCGCGCCGGCCCAGGGGCTGGTGCTGGAGGAGGTCTTCTACGGGGACGGCCCGCCTGCCCGTACGCCGGGGGGGACGGCGGACGCGGAAGAGGATGAGGGCTGA